The Listeria welshimeri serovar 6b str. SLCC5334 genome has a window encoding:
- a CDS encoding DNA alkylation repair protein gives MITFDQLNTELQSLENQNTIKIFRNHGCPESLELYGLKIGDLKKIIRREKLNKNHKLAVELIESNNSDLIYLGLLAIDPNKVTSEQIKKWNIAFRETWTMLTSGLSSLVSKREDALLFAKEWIKSDYDLTKSMGWQIFSEHIPDLDQAEDLLLLIKETLQSETNRTRYSMNGFIIACGIYKDDLYDNAVEVAKSVGKVHVNLGKTACKVPDAVSYIEKAKNRK, from the coding sequence ATGATTACTTTTGACCAACTCAATACCGAACTTCAATCCTTAGAAAACCAAAATACAATCAAAATTTTCCGGAATCATGGTTGCCCAGAATCGTTAGAACTTTATGGCTTGAAAATCGGCGACCTGAAGAAAATTATTCGTCGTGAAAAGCTGAATAAAAACCACAAACTCGCAGTGGAACTCATAGAATCAAATAATAGCGACTTAATTTACCTTGGGCTACTTGCAATTGATCCAAACAAAGTAACTTCCGAGCAAATCAAAAAATGGAATATCGCCTTTCGAGAAACTTGGACAATGTTAACTTCCGGTCTTTCATCTCTTGTTAGTAAAAGAGAGGACGCACTCCTTTTTGCTAAAGAATGGATTAAAAGCGATTATGACTTAACTAAATCCATGGGCTGGCAGATTTTTAGCGAACACATTCCAGATTTAGATCAGGCGGAGGATTTACTCCTACTCATAAAAGAAACGCTACAATCAGAAACAAACAGAACGCGTTACTCTATGAACGGGTTTATTATTGCATGCGGCATTTACAAGGACGATTTATATGATAATGCTGTAGAAGTGGCTAAATCAGTCGGGAAAGTTCATGTGAATTTAGGTAAAACGGCATGCAAAGTTCCTGACGCTGTGTCCTATATCGAAAAAGCAAAAAACCGGAAATAA
- a CDS encoding metallophosphoesterase family protein, with translation MGIDDIMMMRLGDGFMERVRIAIISDVHGNVEALKAVLQDAANEKADKYITVGDIALKGPGTDICLALLEELSPLTFVLGNHEQVYKDFLDGKSFDHSIKRQMIKQLVEYDYLFLGEEKFRYLATLPKKVSIQIFDTKIDVFHAMPNSVSFPIYPTQEQMYFDEMFMQTEASVAINGHVHRQSLRRTEDDQLIINPGSVGLPGGKNSRKKDNLAQYALIDIDETGVVDVHFKKVAYDIEAEIAFARKRGLPFIDIYEETLRKGQYLYIDSQIERSIRKSKEDNQNGV, from the coding sequence ATGGGCATAGATGATATTATGATGATGAGATTAGGTGATGGTTTTATGGAGAGGGTAAGAATTGCAATTATATCAGATGTCCATGGTAACGTTGAAGCATTAAAAGCAGTGCTTCAAGATGCTGCTAATGAAAAAGCGGATAAATACATTACTGTAGGAGATATTGCGTTAAAAGGACCTGGGACAGATATTTGTTTGGCTCTTTTAGAAGAACTAAGTCCGCTTACTTTTGTGCTGGGAAACCATGAACAAGTATACAAGGACTTTTTGGACGGAAAATCATTCGATCATTCCATAAAAAGGCAAATGATAAAACAATTAGTTGAATATGATTATCTTTTTTTGGGGGAAGAAAAATTCCGCTATTTAGCAACTTTGCCCAAAAAAGTTTCTATTCAAATTTTTGACACGAAAATAGATGTTTTTCATGCTATGCCGAATTCCGTAAGTTTTCCAATTTATCCTACGCAAGAGCAAATGTATTTTGATGAGATGTTTATGCAAACGGAAGCAAGTGTTGCGATAAATGGGCATGTACATAGGCAATCTTTAAGAAGAACGGAAGATGATCAGTTGATTATTAATCCTGGTTCAGTAGGGTTGCCTGGTGGGAAAAACTCTCGTAAGAAGGATAATCTCGCTCAATACGCATTGATTGATATTGATGAAACGGGCGTTGTTGATGTGCATTTTAAAAAAGTGGCTTATGATATTGAAGCAGAAATTGCTTTTGCCAGAAAAAGAGGTCTGCCTTTTATAGATATTTACGAGGAAACTCTTCGCAAAGGGCAATATTTATATATAGATAGCCAGATAGAACGATCTATTCGGAAATCTAAAGAGGATAATCAAAATGGAGTTTAA
- a CDS encoding ribose-phosphate diphosphokinase: MSNEYFDPKLKIFSLNSNRELAEEIAKEVGIELGKSSVTHFSDGEIQINIEESIRGCHVYVIQSTSNPVNQNLMELLIMIDALKRASAATINIVMPYYGYARQDRKARSREPITAKLVANLIETAGATRMITLDMHAPQIQGFFDIPIDHLNAVRLLSNYFSERHLGDDLVVVSPDHGGVTRARKMADRLKAPIAIIDKRRPRPNVAEVMNIVGNVEGKVCIIIDDIIDTAGTITLAAKALREAGATKVYACCSHPVLSGPAMKRIEDSPIEKLIVTNSIALPEEKWIDKMEQLSVAPLLGEAIVRVHENASVSSLFE; encoded by the coding sequence ATGTCAAACGAGTATTTTGATCCAAAGTTGAAGATTTTCTCGCTAAATTCTAATCGTGAACTAGCTGAAGAGATTGCGAAAGAAGTAGGTATTGAGTTAGGGAAATCAAGCGTTACTCATTTTAGTGATGGAGAAATCCAAATTAACATTGAAGAAAGTATCCGTGGTTGTCATGTATATGTTATTCAATCAACGAGTAATCCTGTAAACCAGAATTTAATGGAACTTTTGATCATGATTGATGCGTTGAAACGCGCTTCCGCAGCAACAATTAATATTGTTATGCCTTACTATGGCTATGCACGCCAAGACCGTAAAGCAAGAAGCCGTGAACCAATTACTGCAAAATTAGTAGCAAACTTAATCGAGACAGCGGGTGCAACTAGAATGATTACACTTGATATGCATGCTCCGCAAATCCAAGGTTTCTTTGATATTCCAATTGACCACTTGAATGCAGTGCGTCTTTTAAGTAACTATTTCAGTGAGCGTCATTTAGGTGACGATTTAGTAGTAGTTTCACCTGACCATGGTGGAGTTACACGTGCGCGCAAAATGGCTGATCGTTTGAAAGCGCCAATTGCAATTATTGATAAACGCCGTCCACGCCCTAATGTAGCGGAAGTAATGAATATTGTCGGTAATGTAGAAGGTAAAGTTTGTATTATTATTGATGATATTATTGATACAGCTGGAACAATCACACTTGCTGCAAAAGCATTACGTGAAGCTGGAGCGACAAAAGTATACGCTTGTTGTTCGCACCCAGTTTTATCTGGTCCTGCGATGAAACGTATTGAAGATTCGCCAATTGAGAAATTAATCGTTACAAATTCCATTGCTCTTCCAGAAGAAAAATGGATTGATAAAATGGAACAACTTTCTGTAGCGCCACTTCTAGGTGAAGCAATTGTGCGTGTTCATGAGAATGCATCTGTAAGTTCGTTATTTGAATAA
- the pth gene encoding aminoacyl-tRNA hydrolase, which translates to MKLIAGLGNPGKKYERTRHNVGFMVVDELSFRHQTPWKKSKFNGMVSEINVGGEKMILVKPLTFMNASGECIRPLMDYYNIQVEDVLIVYDDLDLPVGKIRLRQKGSAGGHNGMKSIIQHIKTQEFNRIRVGVSRPLKGEVINYVLGDFPKAEQPDIIAAIQKSADAIEDFAQVPFVEVMNKYN; encoded by the coding sequence ATGAAATTAATCGCAGGACTCGGAAATCCGGGCAAAAAATACGAACGTACTCGGCATAATGTCGGTTTTATGGTAGTTGATGAATTGAGTTTTCGCCATCAGACCCCTTGGAAAAAATCAAAATTTAATGGTATGGTGAGTGAAATAAACGTTGGTGGCGAAAAAATGATCTTGGTTAAACCGCTAACTTTTATGAACGCTTCTGGTGAATGTATTCGCCCTTTAATGGATTACTACAATATCCAGGTAGAAGATGTTCTAATTGTATATGATGATTTAGACTTACCAGTAGGGAAAATAAGGTTACGACAAAAAGGTAGCGCTGGCGGTCATAATGGAATGAAATCAATCATTCAGCACATTAAAACTCAAGAATTTAACCGTATCCGTGTAGGGGTCAGTCGCCCTTTAAAAGGAGAAGTTATCAATTATGTTTTAGGTGATTTTCCTAAAGCAGAACAACCTGATATTATAGCAGCAATTCAAAAAAGTGCAGATGCTATCGAAGACTTTGCTCAAGTACCTTTCGTTGAAGTAATGAATAAATATAATTAA
- a CDS encoding 50S ribosomal protein L25/general stress protein Ctc has protein sequence MATTLEVQKRETTQHSEVTKLRSEGKVPGIIYGYKSENVPVSVDSLELIKAVRDNGRNAVFSVTVDGKKLNVLLHEYQVDPLKDVLVHVDLLAVDMNEEVETDVRVVLVGDAPGVKAGGVLQQIIHDVKVSATPEKLPETIELDISSLEIGDVLTTNDLPNNKDYVVQAEEEETVVTVSAPRAEEEPTTTEAPEPEAVHGKDEEPVE, from the coding sequence ATGGCAACAACATTAGAGGTCCAGAAAAGAGAAACAACGCAACATTCAGAAGTAACGAAATTGCGTAGTGAAGGAAAAGTACCTGGAATTATTTATGGTTATAAATCGGAAAATGTTCCGGTTTCCGTTGATTCTTTGGAATTAATCAAAGCAGTTCGTGATAATGGTCGAAACGCCGTATTCTCAGTTACTGTGGACGGTAAAAAATTAAACGTTTTATTACATGAATATCAAGTGGATCCGTTAAAAGATGTATTAGTACATGTGGATTTATTAGCAGTTGATATGAATGAAGAAGTTGAGACCGATGTTCGCGTGGTATTAGTTGGAGATGCACCAGGAGTTAAAGCTGGCGGTGTATTACAACAAATTATCCATGATGTAAAAGTTTCAGCAACACCAGAAAAATTACCAGAAACAATCGAATTAGACATTTCTTCATTAGAAATCGGTGACGTTTTAACAACAAACGATCTTCCTAATAACAAAGACTATGTCGTGCAAGCTGAAGAAGAAGAGACAGTAGTTACTGTTTCTGCTCCACGTGCTGAAGAAGAACCAACGACTACGGAAGCGCCAGAACCAGAAGCGGTTCATGGTAAAGATGAAGAACCAGTAGAATAA
- a CDS encoding GNAT family N-acetyltransferase produces the protein MLDKSVPHISVIMVNHDATHYPEYALPEGYSFRFYADGLEEDWCRLQLETGQVPSLESIRTRFNTEFGNKKEKLAERCVFVQSPDGEIIGTAMLWDGDTFGEMESRIHWVAVLDSHGGKGIAKALLTKILSLNKNDFVYLTSQTGSYQAIYLYQKFGFQKYIEKTPKNWKTTDFQQGNEKAWQIIENKIAEYKA, from the coding sequence ATGTTAGATAAATCAGTACCACATATTTCTGTTATAATGGTAAATCATGATGCTACACATTATCCGGAATATGCTTTACCAGAAGGATATTCTTTTCGTTTTTATGCAGATGGACTTGAGGAAGACTGGTGCAGACTTCAATTAGAGACTGGCCAAGTTCCATCTTTGGAAAGCATTCGAACACGTTTTAATACGGAATTTGGAAATAAAAAAGAAAAATTAGCCGAGCGTTGTGTCTTCGTGCAATCTCCGGACGGGGAAATTATAGGAACGGCAATGTTATGGGATGGTGACACTTTTGGTGAAATGGAAAGCCGTATTCACTGGGTTGCTGTACTAGATTCGCACGGCGGAAAAGGTATTGCAAAAGCATTATTAACTAAAATCCTTAGCTTAAATAAAAATGATTTTGTATATTTAACATCGCAAACAGGTAGCTACCAAGCAATTTATCTTTATCAAAAGTTTGGTTTTCAAAAATACATAGAAAAAACTCCTAAAAATTGGAAAACTACTGATTTTCAACAAGGAAATGAAAAAGCATGGCAAATAATTGAAAATAAAATTGCGGAATACAAGGCATAG
- a CDS encoding L-lactate dehydrogenase, giving the protein MKDHQKIILVGDGAVGSSYAFACVNLSIGQEFGIIDIDKDRTIGDAMDLSHAVPFSTPKKIYSANYSDCHDADLVVVTAGTAQKPGETRLDLVNRNIKIMKGIVDEVMASGFDGIFLIASNPVDILTYATWKFSGLPKERVIGSGTSLDTARFRMSIADYLKVDARNVHGYILGEHGDTEFPAWSHTTVGGLPITEWINEDEQGAMETIFVSVRDAAYEIINKKGATFYGVAAALARITKAILNNENAILPLSVYLDGHYGMNDIYIGAPAVVNRQGVRHIVEMNLNDKEKEQMKNSADTLKKVLDDAMKQID; this is encoded by the coding sequence ATGAAAGATCATCAAAAAATTATTTTAGTTGGCGACGGAGCAGTTGGCTCTAGTTATGCATTTGCTTGTGTGAACTTAAGCATCGGACAAGAATTCGGCATTATTGACATAGATAAAGACAGAACAATCGGAGACGCAATGGACTTGAGTCATGCTGTTCCATTTTCCACACCAAAGAAAATCTACTCAGCAAACTATAGTGATTGCCACGATGCAGACCTTGTTGTTGTAACTGCTGGAACTGCGCAAAAACCTGGCGAAACTCGCTTAGACCTAGTAAACCGTAATATTAAAATCATGAAAGGCATTGTAGATGAAGTTATGGCAAGCGGATTTGACGGTATTTTCCTTATCGCGTCTAACCCAGTCGACATCTTAACTTATGCTACATGGAAATTCTCAGGGCTTCCAAAAGAACGCGTTATCGGTTCCGGAACTAGCCTTGATACCGCTCGTTTCCGCATGTCAATTGCAGACTATTTAAAAGTAGATGCGCGTAATGTTCATGGTTATATCCTTGGCGAACATGGAGATACAGAATTCCCAGCTTGGAGTCATACAACAGTCGGTGGTCTTCCAATCACTGAGTGGATTAACGAAGATGAACAAGGTGCAATGGAAACCATATTCGTAAGTGTACGTGACGCAGCTTATGAAATCATCAACAAAAAAGGCGCTACTTTTTACGGAGTGGCCGCAGCTCTAGCTCGTATCACTAAAGCTATTCTCAATAACGAAAATGCGATTTTACCACTTTCCGTTTATTTAGATGGACATTATGGTATGAATGATATTTACATCGGCGCTCCAGCAGTAGTTAACCGTCAAGGCGTTCGTCACATTGTCGAAATGAACTTGAACGACAAAGAAAAAGAACAAATGAAAAACTCAGCAGATACGCTTAAAAAAGTACTTGACGATGCAATGAAACAAATTGACTAA
- the mfd gene encoding transcription-repair coupling factor, with translation MKGLQQLIYEQKDIRAVLNALDEKEKSQLVTGLTGSSRALFASVVEGASKRPVVFVTHNLYHAQKLYDDLLSLMDVDRLFLYPADELISSELSISSPELRGQRVEALDFLLSGKPGIVIVPVAGLRKMLPPVSLWKHFNISIVEGEEIDPDVLRQKLVTMGYTMSGMVNTPGEFSVRGGIIDIYPITEEFPIRIELFDTEVDSLRFFDVETQRSTTRVEEFRLLPATEIIIDQSYYPDIVQRLEKKMMLTLNELKENEDKQALVENLEEDLEKLRSGTKPDMFFKYIGLAYPDPASLFDYLPKNTAILLDEFARILETEESLEREEAEWQTETLSRMETVRDVQVSHSFKKLLDENHSPKIYLTLFQKQMAGMRVSKTTNIVYKQMQQFHGQMNVLKTELESWHKNNYAVVILAPNLERAEKMQQTLADYDMESTILKKESDVPKYGMVQFVIGTFQNGFELPLAKVAIISETELFNKKIKKVKKRQKLSNAERIQSYSELKVGDYVVHVNHGIARYVGMETLDINGVHKDYLLLVYQGEDKLFIPVDQLDLVQKYVGAEGKTPRLNKLGGAEWKRVKKKVQASVQDIADDLIKLYAEREAEKGYAFSADDEMQREFEEAFPYQETEDQLRSISEIKKDMERPRPMDRLLVGDVGYGKTEVALRAAFKAIMDGKQVAFLVPTTILAQQHFETMKERFQGFPIEIGLLSRFRTKKQQTETLKGMKNGTVDIVVGTHRLLSKDVEYQDLGLLVVDEEQRFGVTHKEKIKQMRSKIDVLTLTATPIPRTLHMSMLGVRDLSVIETPPANRFPVQTYVAEQNNVLVREAIERELARDGQVYYLYNRVESITQKADEISAMVPDARVATAHGQMGESELESVILSFLEGEFDVLVTTTIIETGVDIPNVNTLFVQDADRMGLSQLYQLRGRVGRWNRIAYAYFMYQKDKILREEAEKRLSAIKEFTELGSGFKIAMRDLSIRGAGNILGAQQHGFIDSVGFDLYSQMLKEAIEAKKPKEEQKQIVPVEIDIQADAYIPEYYITDGRQKIEMYKRFRNIESLNDLEDLQSDMIDRFGEYPEEVEYLFTMTELKVHALEVGIESVKQEQNKITMLFSESGTAGIRGDVVMQIIGEFGRMVGVGMEGTQLKITINVQNKPLKEWLYQVKSLTEKLRGAMKEKVSSEN, from the coding sequence TTGAAAGGATTACAACAATTAATATATGAACAAAAAGATATTCGGGCGGTTTTAAATGCGCTTGATGAGAAAGAAAAGTCTCAACTTGTTACTGGGCTTACAGGTTCTTCACGTGCGTTATTTGCAAGCGTGGTGGAGGGAGCATCTAAAAGACCAGTTGTCTTCGTGACGCATAACCTTTATCATGCGCAAAAATTATATGATGATTTACTTTCATTGATGGATGTCGATCGTTTATTTTTATATCCAGCTGATGAATTAATTTCATCAGAGCTTAGTATTTCTAGTCCAGAGTTGCGTGGTCAACGTGTTGAGGCACTTGATTTTTTGCTTTCTGGAAAACCGGGAATTGTAATTGTTCCAGTTGCTGGGCTTAGGAAAATGCTTCCACCAGTATCGCTTTGGAAACATTTTAATATATCTATTGTAGAAGGCGAAGAAATTGATCCAGATGTTTTACGCCAAAAATTAGTAACGATGGGTTATACGATGAGTGGAATGGTCAATACTCCAGGAGAATTCAGTGTTCGTGGTGGTATTATTGATATTTATCCAATTACAGAAGAATTTCCTATTAGAATAGAACTTTTTGATACCGAAGTAGATTCCCTTCGTTTTTTTGATGTGGAAACACAGCGGTCAACAACTCGTGTAGAAGAATTCCGATTACTTCCCGCAACGGAAATTATAATAGATCAAAGCTACTACCCAGATATCGTCCAGCGTTTAGAAAAGAAAATGATGTTAACGTTGAATGAATTAAAAGAAAATGAAGATAAACAAGCGCTCGTTGAAAATCTTGAAGAAGATTTGGAAAAGTTGCGTTCTGGCACAAAACCAGACATGTTTTTTAAATATATTGGTTTGGCTTATCCTGATCCAGCCTCCCTTTTTGATTATTTACCAAAAAATACTGCTATTTTGTTAGATGAATTTGCGCGGATTTTGGAAACCGAAGAAAGCTTGGAACGGGAAGAAGCAGAGTGGCAGACGGAAACTTTAAGTCGAATGGAAACGGTCCGCGATGTGCAAGTAAGCCATTCTTTCAAAAAACTATTAGATGAAAATCATTCTCCTAAAATATACTTAACGCTTTTTCAAAAACAAATGGCTGGTATGCGTGTTTCAAAAACAACCAATATCGTCTATAAACAAATGCAGCAATTCCATGGCCAAATGAATGTCTTAAAAACTGAATTAGAAAGCTGGCATAAAAATAATTATGCAGTAGTTATCTTAGCTCCAAACTTAGAGCGAGCAGAAAAAATGCAACAAACATTAGCGGATTACGATATGGAAAGTACTATTTTGAAAAAAGAATCTGACGTCCCAAAATACGGGATGGTTCAATTTGTCATCGGTACATTCCAAAATGGTTTTGAACTACCGCTTGCAAAAGTAGCTATTATTAGTGAAACAGAACTTTTTAATAAAAAAATTAAAAAGGTGAAAAAACGCCAAAAGCTTTCGAATGCGGAGCGAATCCAAAGTTATTCTGAGTTAAAGGTAGGCGACTATGTGGTTCATGTTAATCATGGTATCGCTCGCTACGTTGGTATGGAAACATTAGATATAAATGGTGTGCATAAAGATTATTTGTTACTTGTTTATCAAGGTGAGGATAAACTTTTCATCCCGGTTGATCAACTTGATTTGGTTCAAAAATATGTTGGTGCTGAAGGTAAAACACCAAGATTAAACAAACTTGGCGGGGCTGAATGGAAGCGTGTCAAGAAGAAAGTACAGGCTTCGGTCCAAGATATTGCCGATGATTTAATCAAGTTATATGCTGAGCGCGAGGCTGAAAAAGGTTATGCGTTTAGCGCAGATGATGAAATGCAACGCGAATTTGAAGAAGCGTTTCCTTATCAAGAAACTGAAGACCAATTACGTTCCATTTCAGAAATCAAAAAAGATATGGAACGACCGCGCCCAATGGACCGTCTGTTAGTTGGAGATGTTGGTTATGGAAAAACAGAAGTCGCCCTTAGAGCCGCTTTTAAAGCAATAATGGATGGTAAGCAAGTTGCCTTTTTAGTGCCGACAACTATTTTAGCGCAACAGCATTTTGAAACAATGAAAGAGCGTTTCCAAGGCTTCCCAATCGAAATTGGTCTTTTAAGCCGTTTCCGTACAAAAAAACAACAAACAGAAACATTAAAAGGAATGAAAAATGGTACCGTTGATATTGTGGTAGGTACGCATCGTCTATTATCAAAAGATGTTGAGTATCAAGATTTAGGCTTGCTTGTTGTGGATGAGGAACAACGATTTGGTGTAACACATAAAGAGAAAATCAAGCAAATGCGTTCAAAAATAGATGTATTAACGCTTACTGCAACGCCGATTCCGAGGACGTTACACATGTCCATGCTTGGAGTTCGAGACCTTTCTGTTATCGAAACGCCGCCAGCAAACCGTTTCCCTGTACAAACATATGTAGCGGAACAAAATAATGTTTTAGTTCGTGAAGCTATTGAACGTGAATTGGCACGTGATGGACAAGTTTATTATCTGTATAACCGAGTCGAATCCATTACGCAAAAAGCAGATGAAATTTCTGCAATGGTCCCAGATGCTCGAGTAGCAACTGCTCATGGTCAAATGGGTGAATCAGAGTTAGAGTCTGTCATTTTGAGTTTCCTTGAAGGGGAATTTGATGTGCTTGTGACAACAACGATTATTGAAACCGGAGTAGATATTCCTAATGTGAACACGCTCTTTGTTCAAGATGCAGACCGGATGGGACTTTCACAACTCTATCAACTGCGCGGACGAGTCGGACGTTGGAACAGAATTGCCTATGCTTACTTTATGTATCAAAAAGATAAAATTTTGCGTGAAGAAGCTGAAAAGCGCTTATCAGCCATTAAAGAATTCACGGAACTTGGCTCTGGTTTTAAAATAGCAATGCGTGATTTATCAATTCGTGGCGCTGGAAATATCCTTGGCGCACAACAACATGGTTTCATCGATTCTGTTGGGTTTGATTTGTATTCACAAATGCTAAAAGAAGCTATCGAAGCAAAAAAACCAAAAGAAGAACAAAAACAAATTGTTCCAGTCGAAATCGACATTCAAGCAGATGCTTATATTCCGGAATATTATATTACAGATGGTCGTCAAAAAATCGAAATGTATAAACGTTTCCGGAACATCGAATCGTTAAATGATCTAGAAGATTTACAAAGCGATATGATTGACCGTTTTGGGGAGTATCCAGAAGAGGTAGAATATCTGTTTACAATGACGGAACTTAAAGTCCATGCTTTAGAAGTAGGCATTGAATCAGTCAAACAAGAACAAAACAAAATCACAATGCTATTTTCAGAAAGTGGGACTGCGGGAATTCGCGGAGATGTCGTAATGCAAATCATTGGCGAATTTGGTCGTATGGTTGGTGTAGGTATGGAAGGTACACAATTGAAAATCACGATAAATGTCCAAAACAAACCTTTAAAAGAATGGTTATATCAAGTTAAAAGTCTGACTGAAAAACTTCGAGGAGCGATGAAAGAAAAAGTATCTTCCGAAAATTAA
- a CDS encoding putative heavy metal-binding protein — MIVTTSPNIEGKQIIEYKKIVFGEVITGVNFMKDIGAGLRNFFGGRSQGYEDELINAREEAIREMESRAKDIGANAVIGVDIDYEVLGADNGMLMVTASGTAVVIEVQDY, encoded by the coding sequence ATGATAGTAACAACCTCACCAAATATTGAAGGAAAACAAATTATCGAGTACAAAAAAATTGTTTTCGGAGAAGTAATTACTGGCGTTAACTTTATGAAAGATATTGGGGCGGGACTTAGAAACTTTTTTGGTGGTCGTTCCCAAGGTTACGAAGACGAACTCATCAATGCACGTGAAGAAGCAATTAGAGAAATGGAATCGCGCGCTAAAGATATTGGCGCAAATGCTGTTATAGGCGTAGACATCGATTATGAAGTACTCGGCGCAGATAACGGTATGTTAATGGTTACAGCATCTGGGACAGCAGTTGTAATCGAAGTTCAAGATTATTAG
- a CDS encoding polysaccharide biosynthesis protein — protein MSERSMKRLMKGAAWLTAASLISKILSAVYRVPFQNMVGDVGFYIFQQVYPIYGIAMTLALGGFPVVISKMLAEAEGDLRRQQIIMRAVLRMLRIVSVALFIFLFLFAGLIATMMGDPALSELIRVISFVFLLMPNLAFMRGYFQGNGDMIPTAISQTVEQIIRVGIILIGAGLALHMGLDLYDAGSMAMSGAFFGGVSGIFILRHFYNKKVAVGGGLQPAVFANKEEKVGIGRIFLRQSVAICVVSSMLILFQLVDSFQVYRLMSDSGIPDFIAKSLKGIYDRGQPILQLGLVLSTGLALALVPMITAARVQNQQKELKRSILLAIKITLILSGAETVGLIVIMRPLNQMLFQTPDGTLVLQLFMPAVFLSSLIVMLSSILQGFGKIIVPAVGVGIGLIVKWIIGSILIPQFATIGASISTCIGLFIICIICYISLKQTIRVPFVEKSMILRLIAALALMAVVPCLFEWLAPFDTRLGSAFQAITSAVVGGAVFLVFALRYKLIGPKDFVFLPFGSKLLALSKMVARK, from the coding sequence ATGTCAGAACGTTCCATGAAGCGACTAATGAAAGGAGCAGCTTGGCTAACCGCTGCCTCGCTTATCTCTAAAATACTTAGTGCAGTTTACCGAGTTCCTTTCCAAAACATGGTGGGAGATGTTGGCTTTTATATTTTTCAACAAGTATATCCGATTTACGGAATTGCAATGACGCTTGCGCTTGGTGGATTTCCTGTTGTGATTTCTAAAATGCTAGCAGAGGCAGAAGGCGATTTAAGACGACAACAAATAATTATGCGTGCAGTACTTAGAATGCTCCGAATAGTGAGTGTTGCTTTATTTATATTCTTATTCTTGTTTGCAGGTTTAATTGCAACTATGATGGGAGATCCAGCGCTTTCTGAACTAATACGTGTAATTAGTTTTGTGTTTTTACTTATGCCCAATCTTGCCTTTATGCGTGGTTATTTTCAAGGGAATGGCGATATGATACCAACGGCAATTTCTCAAACCGTGGAACAAATTATTCGTGTGGGTATCATTTTAATTGGCGCAGGTCTCGCTCTTCATATGGGACTTGATTTGTATGATGCAGGTTCAATGGCCATGAGTGGCGCTTTTTTTGGTGGCGTTTCTGGAATCTTCATTTTACGACACTTTTATAATAAAAAAGTGGCAGTTGGTGGTGGTTTACAACCTGCTGTATTTGCTAATAAGGAAGAAAAGGTGGGCATTGGTCGGATCTTTTTACGACAAAGTGTGGCCATTTGTGTAGTTAGTTCAATGTTGATTTTATTTCAATTAGTGGACTCTTTCCAAGTTTACCGCTTAATGAGTGATTCAGGCATCCCTGATTTTATTGCGAAGTCACTCAAAGGAATATATGACCGTGGGCAACCAATTCTACAATTAGGACTTGTGCTCTCAACAGGGCTTGCTCTTGCTTTAGTTCCAATGATTACAGCGGCAAGAGTTCAAAATCAACAAAAAGAACTCAAACGTTCCATTTTGTTAGCAATTAAAATTACTTTAATTTTATCGGGTGCGGAAACAGTGGGGCTAATTGTTATTATGCGGCCGTTGAATCAAATGTTATTTCAGACGCCAGATGGAACATTGGTATTGCAACTATTTATGCCAGCAGTTTTCCTTAGCTCGTTAATTGTGATGTTAAGCAGTATTTTACAAGGTTTTGGAAAAATAATCGTTCCAGCTGTTGGTGTTGGAATCGGTCTTATTGTAAAATGGATTATAGGTAGCATTCTTATTCCGCAATTTGCGACTATTGGAGCCTCCATTTCGACATGTATTGGGTTGTTTATTATCTGTATCATCTGTTATATTTCGCTTAAACAAACTATTCGCGTTCCATTTGTAGAAAAATCAATGATACTACGATTAATTGCAGCTTTAGCTTTAATGGCAGTTGTTCCGTGTTTATTTGAATGGTTAGCGCCATTTGATACTAGACTCGGAAGTGCATTTCAGGCTATAACAAGTGCAGTCGTCGGTGGTGCAGTTTTCCTAGTATTTGCTTTAAGATACAAACTAATTGGTCCAAAAGATTTCGTTTTTCTTCCGTTCGGTTCCAAATTACTTGCCCTTAGTAAAATGGTTGCACGGAAATAA